A segment of the Sanyastnella coralliicola genome:
GTGACTTCAGGGTTAGATAAGCCCAATAGGATATTACCGAGATCCTTCTGAGTGATCTCGCGAAGCAGGATTCGCTTGGATTGTATGCGCGGGATTCGAGTGTTCATGTCATTTATTCGAACCCAAATGTATTTGTTTGCCTTTTTATGTGTCTGTGGAGTTCAAAGCGGCGCTCGCTGTGAATGTCGCTCCTTGTCCATCTGAACTGATGTTCAATTGTCCGTCGATGGTGGAGAGACGGGTGCGGATATTTTGGATCCCCATTCCGAAATGCACTTTGTTTGGGTCAAGTCCAACGCCATTGTCTGAGACAGCTAGAACGAGTTTGTCGGCTGCTACGTAGAGTTGCATTTCGACATTTCTTGCTTGGCTGTGTTTGAGAATGTTGTTAACGAGCTCTTGTCCGATGCGGTAGAAGACGAGCCCCGTTTTTTCGTCAGGTTCTTTGGTGAGGTTAAATGTCTCAAAAGAGTGCGTGATGGAGGTGTCACTAAAGCTCTCTTCACACATGTATTCCAAAGACGCTGCAAGCCCAACAGACTTCAAACTAATAGGCATCATTTGATGTGAAATTGCTCTAGTCTCTTGTGCTGATTGATCAATCATAGATTGAATGGAGTCTAGACGTTCTATCGTGGAGCTGTGGCCTTGATCTTGTTGTTTGGAAAGAGCTCCAATCGCCATTTTGATACTAGAGAGTTTCTGACCTATGCCGTCATGTAAGTCTTTTGCTATTCGTGATCTTTCATCCTCTTGTGCCTGAATGATGGCGTCTAGTCCTTTACGTTGTTCAAGTACCAATGCAGCACTCTTTTCGTTCTCTTTTCTTCGAATGAGTAGTTGACGGAGAATAATGGTAACCGTAATACCAATAATGATGCAGCCGATGAGTAGCATGATCAAGTTGTTTTTTTCGGAGATCTCAAGCTCTTGTTGAGCACGGTCAAATTCTGATTTCTGGAATTTCTCTCGTTCCAATGCGAGCAAGCGCTCTTTACGTTCATTTTGGTACTTCGCTTCTACTTCAAGAATAGACTTCGTTTTTTCATTTTCGTGGATGGTCTCCGTGAGTTCGAAATGCTTTCGTTGATACGCATAAGCTTTGCTGAAATTCTGTAAAGAAGCATACGCTAAATGGAACTGGCGGTATGCACGAAGTTCAAGCTCTTGAAAGCCCTCATGAAGGCTGCGTGCAAGTGCTTGCTCTATCAATGGAATAGACTGGTCTGGAGAGCCGTCGAGACGAAGGCTGTTGGCAAGGTTGAGTTGATTGGCACTTAACTCGAACCAATTGCTGTCTGCCTGATACTCCTTATTGATGCGTAGATAAATTGGTTGGGATTGATCGTATTGGCCAAGGCTGTCGTAAGCAATGGCAATGTTGCTTTCCATGTATGAGACATAGCGGCCGTAACCGAGTGATTCGTACATGTTGGCGGCGCGTTGGGCGTAGATGATGGTGCTGTCATATTTCTCTTGCAAGAGCAATACCCCAGACATGTTTCCTGTCACAATCACTTCGCCGACTTCGTATTCGTGGGCTCTATAAATTTTGACTGCTCGATTGTAATAGGCGAAAGCTTTGTCATAGTCCTCCATCTGTTTGTAGATGATACCAACGTTCGAGCAGACCATCGGAACCTTGTGGAATTCTACAGCATGACGCTCATACAACTCGAGAGCTTGAAAGTAGTAGGTCAAGGCTGTCTCATAATTCCCTTTGAGGTCATTGATGATGCCTAGGTTGTTATATGAATTGGCGATGCCTATGGAGTCAGCAAGTGCCAATTTAATAGCAAGACTACGTTCATGATAGGTCAAAGAACTGTCGTATTCTGAGTACGCTTCGTAGCTATCAGCCAGGCTGTTGTAGGCTGCAGCGAGCGACATACTATCTCCCAATTCCTGAGAAGCTTTCACTGCGATTGATCCGTAGTGCAAAGAGCTGTCAAGATCAATGCTGCGGTATTCCCAACTAATCTCATTGTATGTGTCGATGAGCTCAACTCCTTCAGCGGAATGAACAGCTTCAAGAAGACTATCTAGACGAGATTGTTGAGCATAAATCGTGATGCTACATAGGACAATAGCCCCAAGTATTAGGTAAGCGCGAATCATATAGATGAATGCAGTTTTTCCAGGTTCAATTACTCTAGGTTGGATGAGCCGAATGTCAAGTTGAGCTAAACTAAGTTGTTCTCAAATGCAAACCGGATGAGTCCGGCCACATTTTTCGCGCTGGTTTTTAACATGAGACTCGCGCGGTGTTTTTCAACAGTGCGTGACGAAAGATGCAGTTTGTTTGCGATTTCTTTCGTGCTTAGGCCTTCAGTTATGAGTTCTAAGGTCTGGAGCTCTCGTTCCGTCAATTGCACGTCTTTGATACTCGCTCCTTTTCTTTCCGTCAATTGAGAGGAGGAAGGGAAGACAGCCGATGCTTCGGTTGCTACTTTTTCTATCGCATTTTTCAGCTCGATTTCTGAGGCGGTTTTGAGCAAACATCCGTGAACTCCTAGATTCATGATTGACTGAATAAAGGGGCGTTCATGATGCATGGTTAAGACCACAATCTTTAGTTCAGGGTGTGATTTTCGAACCTTTTCGATCAGCCATACTCCGTTCTTTCCAGGCATTTCAATGTCTGTGATAAGGAGGTCAATGGTTACTGATTCGATGAAACGAAGCGCCTCTTCAGCATTATCAACGTAACCGATGACGTCATACTCAGGCATGCCAGCGAACAATGACTTCAAGCCATCAAGGATGATGTGATGATCGTCAACGATGAGTATTTTCTTTTGCTTCAACCTCGAATTTATTAGAAGCCGAGAATAGTGATACCTACGTTGAATTCCAAGATGGAACCGGTAAGTGCCTCGACATCAAAGTCAGTGTAATATACTTTGAAGTCTCTGTTCAAGTCATCGAGCGTACCATTTTCTGTAGGTTTCATACGTATGAACCGATGCTCAAAGCTTATGAATGCACCCAACCATTCCCCAATGCGGTAGTTGACTTTTCCAATGTTCCCAATGCCTATTCCTTTATTGAATCCTTTCGAATTCGAAACACGGTCAATGAGGAATGTATACGAAATCAGCAGTTTATCTGAAGGGGTGTAGAATCCGGTTCCGTTGATTCCCAAACAGTGGCCTCCGATTCTAGGGTTAGAATAAAGAACTTCATTAGAAGAAGGGTCGATCTTCTCAAGAGCTCGCACAGTGGCCTGTGTAAAGACATAAGAGTATTGAACTCCACCGTAGACACCCAACCGATCATTCACCCAGCCTCCAAAACTGACCCTTAGCGGATCGAAAATAAAGCTCGTCTGATCTACAGTAACGGAATCTGAGTAGTTACCATTGACCAGTCGATTCGTCGCAACTACAAGGAATGTTGCTGCCCAAGAAGTCGCTGGATCCGAATGCACATGGAAGTGTTCTCCTAAATAGTCTGCGGTAAAGTGTCCCCAAGGGAACAAACCTGAAGTATTGTCATAAGCACTCCAGCTATTGAACTCACTGGAATTCGTTTCGGATTTTACAATCGGCGCGCTCGCAATGGTTGGTGAAAACCCAATGTTCCAGAATGTAGTGTTGACCCAATTGTTTTGTGCTGATGCAGCGAATGAAATGAAGAGAAACGATAGAAGAGAAATTCTCAAAAGCGTTGTCATGTCTAAAAAGTTTTGACAAAGCTGAGAATAGATAAAGGGTGTTTTGTGGGTAGAAATACCCAATCTTCAAGAAGTGGTGGGAACTTAGTTCTTAGTAATTGGTATTTAGTTCTTAGTCTTTAGTCACTCGACCCTCGACCCTCGACCCTCGACCCTTGTCTATCGCACAACCGCGACTTTCGCCACATTCGTCGCCTTCCCATCTTCTGTGCTGCAGAAAACAAGATAGACGCCCGTACTCA
Coding sequences within it:
- a CDS encoding tetratricopeptide repeat-containing sensor histidine kinase, which translates into the protein MIRAYLILGAIVLCSITIYAQQSRLDSLLEAVHSAEGVELIDTYNEISWEYRSIDLDSSLHYGSIAVKASQELGDSMSLAAAYNSLADSYEAYSEYDSSLTYHERSLAIKLALADSIGIANSYNNLGIINDLKGNYETALTYYFQALELYERHAVEFHKVPMVCSNVGIIYKQMEDYDKAFAYYNRAVKIYRAHEYEVGEVIVTGNMSGVLLLQEKYDSTIIYAQRAANMYESLGYGRYVSYMESNIAIAYDSLGQYDQSQPIYLRINKEYQADSNWFELSANQLNLANSLRLDGSPDQSIPLIEQALARSLHEGFQELELRAYRQFHLAYASLQNFSKAYAYQRKHFELTETIHENEKTKSILEVEAKYQNERKERLLALEREKFQKSEFDRAQQELEISEKNNLIMLLIGCIIIGITVTIILRQLLIRRKENEKSAALVLEQRKGLDAIIQAQEDERSRIAKDLHDGIGQKLSSIKMAIGALSKQQDQGHSSTIERLDSIQSMIDQSAQETRAISHQMMPISLKSVGLAASLEYMCEESFSDTSITHSFETFNLTKEPDEKTGLVFYRIGQELVNNILKHSQARNVEMQLYVAADKLVLAVSDNGVGLDPNKVHFGMGIQNIRTRLSTIDGQLNISSDGQGATFTASAALNSTDT
- a CDS encoding response regulator, whose amino-acid sequence is MKQKKILIVDDHHIILDGLKSLFAGMPEYDVIGYVDNAEEALRFIESVTIDLLITDIEMPGKNGVWLIEKVRKSHPELKIVVLTMHHERPFIQSIMNLGVHGCLLKTASEIELKNAIEKVATEASAVFPSSSQLTERKGASIKDVQLTERELQTLELITEGLSTKEIANKLHLSSRTVEKHRASLMLKTSAKNVAGLIRFAFENNLV